In Nicotiana tabacum cultivar K326 chromosome 11, ASM71507v2, whole genome shotgun sequence, a single window of DNA contains:
- the LOC107794483 gene encoding uncharacterized protein LOC107794483, which translates to MEPNIEEALQAKANAERKFAERDFVGAKNYALKAQMLCPQLEGISQMVATFGVHSAAEMKVNGEFDFYTILGMDPSSNRAKLKKQYKRMAVLLHPDKNKSIGADGAFRLVSEAWTVLSDRAKRSSYDQRRSLFTLHTSGVGNYGNYSNSSASQSRLDTFWTVCTSCQVQYEYLRKYVNKRLSCKNCRGVFIAVETGLAPVNGSYAFSPWPYAPENGYKSHGRGVTYVPTSPPYSANNGVPAHHSKRSSEHVSNLSFQWSSFPGTSAGVLDPNGSATGFSFTQQANTIASGRKANGKQELIKMAGVVANGSVSSDQLPRRPGRPPKKRKIDVDSTSSYVNGEVASRASAEVIMADGNGNENLKRNVKIPAPDVSIRRWSAAPAFDARQLLIDKARTDIRKKLEEIRLTSEAAAAEAEKERKVHAQFGESSERSKRAGLGVAAHVSDMTKSGSMIMTVPDSDFHDFDQDRSEDSFKPKQIWALYDEEDGMPRLYCLIRQVISVQPFKIHISYLSSKTDTEFGLVNWLDSGFTKSCGKFRAFNSEIVEQVNIFSHLLSREKAGRGGCVQIYPKNGDIWAIYRNWSTNWNRKTPDEVRHQYEMVEVLGDYSEDFGVCVAPLVKLDGFKTVYQRNTNKDAIRKIPRREMLRFSHQVPSRLLKGETMNLPEGCWELDPAATPDDLLQGVSDVQEERPIQAERRILVEENLRQLEHSAVSDMFDGATTPGSQMQENSNEQKTLFRPSTELPQSVRQIHTCEEPSKVDNLNATPGEHLRAVMNE; encoded by the coding sequence ATGGAGCCAAATATAGAGGAAGCACTACAAGCTAAAGCGAATGCTGAAAGAAAATTTGCAGAGAGAGACTTTGTGGGTGCAAAGAATTATGCTTTAAAAGCTCAGATGTTGTGTCCTCAGTTAGAAGGCATATCACAAATGGTAGCAACATTTGGTGTTCACAGTGCTGCAGAGATGAAGGTTAATGGAGAATTTGATTTCTACACGATACTGGGTATGGATCCATCCTCAAACCGGGCTAAGCTGAAGAAACAATATAAAAGGATGGCTGTGTTACTCCATCCTGATAAGAACAAAAgtataggagctgatggtgcattTAGGCTTGTCTCTGAAGCATGGACTGTATTGTCTGATCGTGCTAAAAGAAGCTCTTATGATCAGAGGAGAAGTTTATTTACTCTGCATACTTCTGGTGTTGGCAACTATGGTAATTACTCCAACTCTTCAGCTTCTCAAAGCAGGCTCGATACATTTTGGACTGTTTGTACCTCTTGTCAGGTTCAGTATGAATATCTTAGGAAATATGTGAACAAAAGACTGTCTTGTAAGAACTGTCGTGGGGTTTTCATAGCTGTTGAAACTGGATTGGCCCCAGTAAATGGTTCATATGCTTTTAGCCCTTGGCCTTATGCGCCTGAGAATGGATATAAATCTCATGGTCGTGGGGTTACATATGTCCCAACATCGCCTCCTTATTCTGCAAATAATGGGGTACCAGCACATCATTCTAAGCGCAGTTCGGAGCATGTTTCCAATTTATCCTTTCAGTGGAGTTCCTTCCCTGGAACTTCTGCTGGAGTTCTGGATCCGAATGGGTCAGCCACCGGCTTCAGTTTTACCCAACAGGCAAATACGATAGCCTCTGGAAGAAAAGCCAATGGGAAGCAAGAACTCATAAAGATGGCTGGTGTGGTTGCCAATGGATCGGTGAGTAGCGATCAACTGCCCCGCAGACCTGGTAGGCCTCCTAAGAAGAGGAAAATTGATGTGGACAGTACAAGTAGTTATGTGAATGGTGAAGTGGCTTCAAGAGCTTCTGCAGAAGTCATAATGGCAGATGGAAACGGAAATGAGAATTTGAAAAGAAATGTTAAGATTCCTGCGCCTGACGTTTCAATCAGAAGATGGTCCGCAGCTCCTGCATTTGATGCAAGACAGTTATTAATCGACAAGGCAAGAACAGATATCCGCAAGAAACTGGAAGAGATCAGGTTGACTTCCGAAGCTGCTGCTGCAGAGGCCGAGAAAGAGAGAAAGGTGCATGCACAATTTGGTGAATCCAGTGAAAGATCTAAAAGAGCAGGTTTGGGTGTTGCTGCTCATGTATCAGATATGACGAAAAGTGGGTCCATGATTATGACAGTCCCAGACTCTGACTTCCATGATTTTGACCAGGATAGATCAGAGGATTCCTTCAAGCCGAAGCAGATATGGGCTTTATATGACGAGGAAGATGGTATGCCTCGCTTGTATTGTCTGATCCGCCAAGTTATCTCTGTGCAGCCATTCAAGATTCATATCAGCTACTTAAGTTCAAAAACAGATACTGAATTTGGGCTTGTCAATTGGTTGGATTCTGGTTTTACCAAGTCATGTGGAAAGTTTAGGGCATTTAACTCTGAAATTGTTGAGCAAGTCAACATATTTTCTCATCTTCTAAGTAGGGAGAAAGCTGGAAGAGGAGGGTGtgtccaaatctatccaaaaaatGGAGACATTTGGGCCATATATCGAAATTGGTCGACCAATTGGAACAGGAAAACCCCAGATGAAGTGAGGCACCAGTATGAAATGGTGGAGGTCCTTGGTGATTATTCTGAAGACTTTGGTGTTTGTGTTGCTCCTTTGGTTAAGTTAGATGGATTCAAGACAGTATACCAAAGAAACACGAACAAGGATGCCATCCGAAAGATTCCAAGAAGAGAGATGTTGCGGTTTTCACATCAGGTGCCATCTCGTTTACTGAAAGGAGAAACAATGAACTTGCCAGAGGGATGCTGGGAGCTTGACCCTGCTGCAACTCCAGATGATTTGCTCCAAGGAGTAAGTGACGTACAGGAGGAAAGACCTATTCAGGCTGAAAGGAGAATCTTGGTTGAAGAAAATCTTAGACAACTAGAACACTCTGCTGTTTCCGACATGTTCGATGGGGCTACCACACCTGGCTCGCAGATGCAAGAAAACTCAAATGAACAGAAAACCCTGTTTAGACCTTCCACCGAGCTTCCTCAATCCGTAAGGCAAATTCATACCTGTGAGGAACCGAGCAAAGTGGACAATCTTAACGCTACACCAGGTGAGCATCTCCGGGCTGTGATGAATGAATAA